A window of the Lactuca sativa cultivar Salinas chromosome 7, Lsat_Salinas_v11, whole genome shotgun sequence genome harbors these coding sequences:
- the LOC111901066 gene encoding uncharacterized protein LOC111901066 → MLPSPFRVNAALRSDPPATPMFPSPRSFYDSRLYRLASSSSCLVTQGLKLAINLLNSKDVDEAFRAHINVKMLRFGLLGSSIGSVMGCLFLMPSMVNMIEIRLGMLSCGSQSTINTVASMIILVTSILLVYISTDVYAFLH, encoded by the coding sequence ATGCTGCCTTCACCATTTCGGGTCAACGCGGCCTTGAGATCCGATCCACCTGCGACGCCGATGTTTCCGTCGCCAAGAAGCTTCTATGATTCAAGGTTGTATCGTTTAGCTTCTTCCTCTTCTTGTCTTGTCACTCAAGGTCTTAAGCTCGCCATCAATCTGCTGAATAGTAAGGATGTTGATGAGGCTTTTAGGGCACATATTAATGTTAAAATGTTGAGGTTTGGATTGCTTGGATCGTCTATTGGATCAGTGATGGGGTGTTTGTTCTTGATGCCATCAATGGTGAATATGATCGAGATTCGACTGGGGATGTTGTCTTGTGGGAGTCAATCGACTATTAATACAGTTGCTTCCATGATTATATTGGTCACTTCTATTCTTTTAGTTTATATTTCAACTGATGTTTATGCTTTTCTGCATTGA